The Mobula birostris isolate sMobBir1 chromosome 6, sMobBir1.hap1, whole genome shotgun sequence genome has a window encoding:
- the LOC140198861 gene encoding interferon-induced GTP-binding protein Mx-like produces the protein MLSKIREYYTGEQSHVQNFQEMNKDSYLPSMDTHANNLESDAVLYDQYEKRVRPCIDLIDKLRALGLEKDLSLPAIAVIGDQSSGKSSVLEALSGIGLPRGSGIVTRCPLELKLKHTEMQNTWTAKISYNNYSKELSGPSEVGKEILKAQDTMAGGNLGISSELISLEVESDNVPDLTLIDLPGITRVAVGNQPRDIGDQIKQLIGSYIKEDKTINLVVIPCNVDIATTEALKMAQEADPTGERTLGILTKPDLIDKGTEINILKLVNNEVVTLKKGYMVVKCRGQQDINDNLTLAEALKNEKAFFKQNKFFRTLLDDKAATIQCVAARLSTELVMHIQKTLPNIQNEIQRKIADTNKELERLGQRVPVDDEEKTDFLLDKIRGYIEDVVNVTKGEYTKDYSDNDRLYSMASRAFGEWNELLNSDQAESEKLMKATVTEYFAMSRGRELPGFTNYKIFESLAKSLILKKQPYCLIMLKEISGLVQSVLKNMCLWHFEGLPNLLRSVQKMIDDIQEEQEMEAEKMLKTLFKMESLIYTQDFIYCKKLKEIQDAYEESDEDEESPEDFVKNKEMTRMSIHLKAYFKIALNRLADIVPMAINFHLLQELADKLQCKMLLLLQRRDQIEMLLMEEAGIFEKRQFLSNRLKRLKKASEALTMH, from the exons AGCAAAGCCATGTACAAAACTTTCAGGAGATGAACAAGGACTCCTATCTTCCATCAATGGACACACATGCTAATAATTTG GAAAGCGATGCAGTGCTGTACGATCAATATGAAAAGAGAGTGCGACCTTGCATTGACCTCATTGACAAGCTGAGAGCATTGGGTTTGGAAAAGGATCTGTCTCTTCCAGCCATCGCAGTAATTGGAGATCAAAGCTCTGGAAAAAGCTCCGTCCTTGAGGCACTCTCTGGGATCGGTCTACCCAGAGGCAGCG GTATTGTGACTAGATGTCCTTTGGAACTGAAGCTGAAGCATACCGAGATGCAGAATACATGGACGGCCAAAATCAGTTACAACAACTACAGCAAAGAACTGTCGGGCCCATCTGAAGTGGGCAAAGAAATTCTGAAAG CTCAGGACACCATGGCCGGCGGGAACCTGGGAATCAGCTCCGAGCTCATCAGTCTGGAGGTGGAGTCCGACAACGTACCCGACCTCACGTTAATTGACCTTCCAGGCATCACTAGGGTTGCTGTTGGTAACCAGCCACGGGATATTGGAGACCAA ATTAAGCAACTAATTGGCTCCTACATTAAGGAGGATAAGACTATTAACCTTGTTGTCATACCATGTAATGTTGACATTGCGACCACAGAGGCCTTGAAAATGGCCCAGGAAGCTGATCCTACTGGAGAAAGAACACTGG GTATATTGACTAAACCTGACCTGATTGACAAGGGAACAGAAATAAACATCCTTAAACTGGTGAATAACGAGGTTGTTACTTTGAAGAAAGGTTATATGGTTGTCAAATGCCGTGGACAACAGGATATTAATGACAATTTGACACTGGCTGAGGCTTTAAAGAACGAGAAAGCTTTTTTCAAGCAAAATAAGTTTTTTAG AACACTCTTGGACGACAAAGCGGCGACAATACAGTGCGTGGCTGCTAGACTGTCGACAGAACTGGTAATGCACATTCAG AAAACGTTACCAAATATTCAGAATGAAATTCAGCGCAAAATTGCCGATACCAATAAGGAATTGGAGAGGCTTggacagagagtgcctgtggATGATGAGGAAAAGACGGACTTTCTCCTTGAT AAAATTAGAGGCTATATTGAGGACGTTGTTAATGTAACAAAAGGAGAGTACACAAAGGACTACAGTGATAACGATAGACTGTACAGCATGGCAAGTAGGGCTTTTGgcgaatggaatgagctgcttaATTCAGACCAGGCTGAGT CCGAAAAGCTGATGAAAGCTACAGTAACAGAATACTTTGCAATGTCCCGTGGGAGAGAATTACCTGGATTTACCAATTACAAGATCTTTGAGTCACTCGCCAAGAGTCTGATCCTGAAGAAGCAACCTTACTGTCTAATCATGTTAAAAGAAATATCAG GCCTGGTCCAGTCAGTGCTTAAAAATATGTGTTTATGGCACTTTGAAGGTCTGCCGAACCTACTGAGATCTGTCCAG AAAATGATCGATGATATtcaggaggagcaggaaatggaaGCGGAGAAAATGCTGAAGACTTTGTTCAAAATGGAAAGCCTGATCTATACTCAGGACTTCATTTACTGCAAAAAGCTGAAGGAGATTCAGGACGCATATGAAGAATCAGATGAAGAcgaggaaagcccagaggattTTGTTAAAAACAAAGAAATGACCAGAATGTCAATTCATTTGAAGGCCTATTTTAAG ATTGCTTTGAACCGACTGGCTGATATAGTGCCAATGGCCATTAACTTTCACCTGCTGCAGGAGTTGGCAGACAAGCTACAATGTAAAATGTTGCTGTTGCTGCAGCGCAGGGATCAGATTGAGATGTTGCTGATGGAAGAGGCAGGTATCTTCGAGAAGCGCCAGTTCCTCTCCAACCGCCTGAAGAGACTGAAAAAAGCTAGTGAGGCCTTGACCATGCATTAA